From the genome of Deinococcus sp. JMULE3, one region includes:
- a CDS encoding polysaccharide deacetylase family protein, with the protein MNRRSTLLPAALLVTLAAWRWSGLGSLRRARSAQPGLALIFDGGPHPQVTPALLGALSGAGVQATFAFDPLSAARHPDLVRDVRDAGHDVAAGPGRTASPRRAAQILRGHLGADPVGLSVGPRPTLTRWITAFLTGLPVLAGQGAAGADGTLSGVRPGALLHLPGTDATLAARLPDLLVDLHAREFEVLPLRDLRGLRPERPRDLPATALQELDVWYDRVGRIRRVGKGASSLFRAGLAPYPLADQALREGGVVRRGETLVEFHLDSARLTELAERPVAGRRIVTASVRDLARALRDDPDLNATGAVFSISIFSDVLGLYGFTVVDLPPAHRRRLTWWSRVIRRAYGVSDPQKQHTPKLAVMSRQAFVDRHARD; encoded by the coding sequence GTGAACCGACGCTCCACGCTGCTGCCCGCTGCCCTGCTCGTCACCCTGGCCGCGTGGCGCTGGTCCGGTCTGGGATCGCTGCGCCGCGCCCGGTCGGCCCAGCCGGGACTCGCGCTGATCTTCGACGGGGGGCCGCACCCGCAGGTGACCCCGGCCCTGCTGGGCGCCCTGAGCGGGGCGGGCGTGCAGGCGACCTTCGCGTTCGACCCGCTCAGTGCGGCGCGGCACCCGGACCTCGTGCGGGACGTCCGGGACGCCGGGCACGACGTGGCCGCCGGCCCAGGCCGCACGGCGTCGCCCAGGCGGGCCGCCCAGATCCTGCGGGGCCACCTGGGGGCAGACCCGGTGGGCCTGAGCGTCGGCCCGCGCCCCACCCTGACCCGCTGGATCACGGCGTTCCTGACGGGGCTGCCGGTCCTCGCCGGGCAGGGCGCCGCAGGGGCGGACGGGACCCTGTCCGGCGTGCGACCGGGAGCACTGCTGCACCTGCCCGGCACGGACGCCACGCTGGCCGCTCGCCTCCCAGACCTCCTGGTGGACCTGCACGCGCGGGAATTCGAGGTGCTGCCCCTGCGGGACCTGCGCGGCCTGCGCCCCGAACGGCCCCGCGACCTGCCGGCCACCGCCTTGCAGGAACTGGACGTCTGGTACGACCGCGTGGGCCGCATCCGCCGCGTCGGGAAGGGCGCCAGCAGCCTGTTCCGCGCGGGACTCGCCCCGTACCCGCTGGCGGATCAGGCACTGCGCGAGGGCGGCGTCGTGCGGCGCGGCGAGACGCTGGTGGAATTTCACCTCGACAGCGCCCGCCTGACCGAACTGGCCGAACGGCCCGTCGCCGGGCGGCGGATCGTCACGGCGTCCGTGCGGGACCTCGCGCGGGCGCTGCGGGACGACCCGGACCTGAACGCCACGGGCGCGGTGTTCAGCATCAGCATCTTCTCGGACGTGCTGGGCCTGTACGGCTTCACGGTCGTGGACCTGCCGCCCGCGCACCGGCGCCGCCTGACGTGGTGGTCCCGCGTGATCCGCCGCGCGTACGGCGTGTCCGACCCGCAGAAACAGCACACGCCGAAACTGGCCGTCATGTCCCGGCAGGCGTTCGTGGACCGGCACGCCCGCGACTGA
- the holA gene encoding DNA polymerase III subunit delta: MPLIAFTGNRFLADETLRDTLRARGLDARALPRVAGEDVTADALGPHLSPGLFGDGGVIVDLEGVKPDKALLELLAGAAVTVAVLDESPPATRLKVYEGRGEVVPSPAPAKTGDVAGWVTTRAKKAKLPLDRDASLYLAEVFGADLAGIAGELNKLALLDGPFTREAVQRVVGREPPGDSFAMLGAATTGRPGEAVTQLRRLLASGEDPFKLMGAVVWQYSLVARCVALQQEGGRVTEQVAAQRLGVKPYPAKKALEVARRLNEAKIRTHLGRILDADLAMKRGLDAGVALERLIVQLSV; the protein is encoded by the coding sequence ATGCCTCTGATCGCGTTCACCGGGAACCGCTTCCTGGCGGACGAGACGCTGCGTGACACGCTGCGCGCCCGGGGGCTGGACGCCCGCGCCCTGCCGCGCGTGGCGGGCGAGGACGTCACGGCGGACGCGCTGGGCCCCCACCTCAGCCCGGGGCTGTTCGGGGACGGCGGCGTGATCGTGGACCTGGAGGGCGTGAAGCCCGACAAGGCGCTGCTGGAGCTGCTCGCGGGCGCGGCGGTGACGGTCGCGGTGCTCGACGAGTCGCCGCCCGCCACGCGCCTGAAGGTGTACGAGGGCCGCGGCGAGGTCGTCCCGTCGCCCGCCCCCGCCAAGACCGGGGACGTGGCGGGCTGGGTGACCACCCGCGCGAAGAAGGCGAAGCTGCCGCTGGACCGGGACGCCAGCCTGTACCTCGCGGAGGTCTTCGGGGCGGATCTGGCGGGTATCGCCGGGGAGCTGAACAAGCTGGCGCTGCTGGACGGCCCGTTCACGCGGGAGGCCGTGCAGCGCGTGGTGGGCCGGGAGCCGCCGGGCGACAGCTTCGCGATGCTGGGCGCGGCCACCACGGGCCGCCCCGGCGAGGCGGTCACGCAGCTGCGGCGCCTGCTCGCCAGCGGCGAAGACCCGTTCAAGCTGATGGGCGCGGTCGTGTGGCAGTACTCGCTCGTGGCGCGCTGCGTGGCGCTGCAGCAGGAGGGTGGGCGCGTGACCGAGCAGGTCGCGGCGCAGCGGCTGGGCGTCAAGCCGTACCCGGCGAAGAAGGCGCTGGAGGTCGCGCGGCGTCTGAACGAGGCGAAGATCCGCACGCACCTGGGCCGCATCCTGGACGCGGACCTCGCCATGAAGCGCGGGCTGGACGCCGGGGTGGCGCTGGAACGCCTGATCGTGCAGCTCAGTGTCTGA
- a CDS encoding acyltransferase, whose amino-acid sequence MFRGLTIIEVVAHHSTGVMLRYLDPASTAHLYTLILNRTLHFAVPAFVFLSAVVLTRSLLKRFEPKRYFWRRLTRGGWPYLLWSVLYALWYVWTDQRVPESLTDPARWRDWLLYGKASYHLYFLLVALEVYVVLPLMLPLARRKPSITAALLFGAALQLGLYLLNREVLRLPFPASTVLWYMLPITLGVAVGARLDEFPAWWRRRRWVLLPVLTLAFSLYLPEALAYARGERVTPIVYSGLSWVYTSLTALALLGLAFRVQRSASTVRLTVALLGTVSLQVYLIHPALLQALERWDAPDGAPWQVALTMLGYFFLALGIPALLGRALLNTRLSTWLFGR is encoded by the coding sequence ATGTTCCGGGGCCTGACGATCATTGAGGTCGTCGCGCACCACTCGACCGGGGTGATGCTGCGGTACCTCGATCCGGCCTCCACGGCGCACCTGTACACGTTGATCCTGAACCGCACGCTGCACTTCGCGGTGCCCGCCTTCGTGTTCCTGTCGGCGGTCGTGCTGACCCGCAGCCTCCTGAAACGCTTCGAGCCGAAACGGTACTTCTGGCGTCGCCTGACGCGCGGCGGGTGGCCGTACCTGCTGTGGAGCGTGCTGTACGCCCTGTGGTACGTGTGGACGGATCAGCGCGTCCCCGAGTCCCTGACGGACCCGGCCCGCTGGCGCGACTGGCTGCTGTACGGGAAGGCCAGTTACCACCTGTACTTCCTGCTGGTGGCGCTGGAGGTGTACGTCGTGCTGCCGCTGATGCTGCCCCTGGCACGCCGCAAGCCCAGCATCACGGCGGCGCTGCTGTTCGGCGCGGCGTTGCAGCTGGGCCTGTACCTGCTGAACCGGGAGGTGCTGCGCCTGCCGTTCCCGGCGAGCACGGTGCTGTGGTACATGCTGCCCATTACGCTGGGCGTCGCGGTCGGCGCGCGTCTGGACGAGTTCCCGGCGTGGTGGCGGCGCAGGCGCTGGGTGCTGCTGCCGGTCCTGACGCTGGCGTTCAGCCTGTACCTGCCCGAGGCACTGGCGTACGCGCGTGGCGAGCGGGTCACGCCGATCGTGTACTCGGGCCTGTCGTGGGTGTACACCAGCCTGACGGCGCTGGCGCTGCTGGGACTGGCGTTCCGGGTGCAGCGCAGCGCGTCCACGGTGCGCCTGACGGTGGCGCTGCTGGGCACGGTCAGCCTGCAGGTGTACCTGATCCACCCGGCGCTGCTGCAGGCGCTGGAACGCTGGGACGCCCCGGACGGCGCGCCGTGGCAGGTGGCGCTGACGATGCTGGGATACTTCTTCCTGGCGCTGGGCATTCCGGCGCTGCTGGGCCGCGCGCTGCTGAATACGCGCCTGAGCACCTGGCTGTTCGGGCGGTGA
- a CDS encoding serine/threonine-protein kinase, with translation MSDVQARNAQVALTDRVTLSERAGVRCESACWAGRAVFAKTLVFDDPDTRARFEHEGSVAGSVRHPLVVSPIAVTRDALVFPLIEGVTLRERLDAGPLGADEATLVAGGVLAAVAALHACGVVHHDLKPENVMLQGGRAAFEATRVIDFGMSHSVKLPLDIHSGTRMGTPHFMAPEQFLGVRGDPRSDLYSLGVLLFDCLAGEPPFEDAFGWLAGLNERRAPLPGPAPLRTLLDRCLTRDRSQRPTAAAALYADLSAAREALGLAALPDLRDWTGECL, from the coding sequence GTGAGTGACGTGCAGGCCAGGAACGCCCAGGTGGCATTGACGGATCGCGTGACCCTCAGCGAGCGGGCGGGGGTGCGCTGCGAGTCCGCGTGCTGGGCAGGCCGCGCCGTGTTCGCCAAGACGCTGGTGTTCGACGATCCGGATACCCGCGCCCGCTTCGAGCATGAGGGCAGCGTCGCCGGGAGCGTCCGGCACCCGCTGGTGGTGTCGCCGATCGCCGTGACGCGGGACGCGCTGGTGTTCCCGCTGATCGAGGGTGTGACCCTGCGTGAGCGGCTGGACGCCGGGCCGCTCGGCGCGGACGAGGCGACGCTGGTCGCGGGCGGCGTGCTGGCGGCCGTGGCGGCGCTGCACGCGTGCGGGGTGGTGCATCACGACCTCAAACCCGAGAACGTGATGCTGCAGGGGGGCCGCGCGGCGTTCGAGGCGACCCGCGTGATCGACTTCGGCATGAGCCACTCGGTGAAGCTGCCGCTGGACATACACAGCGGGACGCGCATGGGCACGCCGCACTTCATGGCGCCCGAGCAGTTCCTGGGCGTGCGGGGCGACCCGCGCAGCGACCTGTACTCGCTGGGCGTGCTGCTGTTCGACTGCCTGGCGGGCGAGCCGCCGTTCGAGGACGCGTTCGGGTGGCTCGCGGGCCTGAACGAGCGGCGGGCGCCGCTGCCCGGCCCGGCGCCCCTGCGGACGCTGCTGGACCGCTGCCTGACCCGCGACCGGTCGCAGCGCCCCACGGCGGCAGCGGCGCTGTACGCCGACCTGAGCGCAGCGCGGGAGGCGCTGGGACTGGCGGCGCTGCCGGACCTGCGGGACTGGACGGGCGAATGCCTCTGA
- a CDS encoding prephenate dehydrogenase translates to MSAASPSAPGPLFETAVVAGVGLIGGSVALGLRQRLLARRVIGLDASPEVLREAEALGVVDEVRAAPGEWLRGADLVVLAAPMRALAPLARELAPFLNPAALVTDVGSVKGGIAAEMERLGVRHFVAGHPMAGSERGGVTHARAALLENAVWVLTPTDHTPLTALSKARTLVEELGAAPVVMPPDAHDALVATISHLPYLASLALTHMVARDERLSLLAAGGFRDLTRVASGDPRMSRDMVVENKGALREALGRFRRQLERLEADLDEPEELLEAAREGKRTRDSLPIVRRSLLPQRHDLVVAVPDRPNQIGAVTQALGAAGVNIKDIEVLAIREDGGAIRLGLETPEDVASAATILQGEGFEVRGRG, encoded by the coding sequence ATGAGTGCCGCTTCACCGTCCGCCCCTGGCCCGCTGTTCGAGACCGCCGTGGTGGCGGGCGTGGGGTTGATCGGCGGGAGTGTCGCGCTGGGGTTGCGGCAGCGCTTGCTGGCGCGGCGTGTGATCGGCCTGGACGCCAGTCCCGAGGTGCTGCGCGAGGCCGAGGCGCTGGGCGTCGTGGACGAGGTCCGAGCCGCGCCCGGCGAGTGGCTGCGCGGGGCGGATCTGGTCGTGCTGGCCGCGCCGATGCGGGCGCTGGCGCCGCTGGCGCGCGAGCTGGCGCCGTTCCTGAACCCGGCGGCGCTGGTGACGGACGTGGGCAGCGTGAAGGGCGGCATCGCGGCCGAGATGGAGCGGCTGGGCGTGCGGCATTTCGTGGCGGGGCACCCGATGGCGGGCAGCGAGCGGGGCGGCGTGACGCACGCGCGCGCGGCACTGCTGGAGAACGCCGTGTGGGTGCTGACCCCGACGGACCACACGCCGCTGACGGCCCTGAGCAAGGCCCGGACGCTGGTGGAGGAACTGGGGGCCGCGCCGGTCGTGATGCCGCCGGACGCGCACGACGCGCTGGTCGCCACGATCAGCCACCTGCCGTACCTCGCCAGTCTGGCCCTGACGCACATGGTCGCGCGGGACGAGCGGCTGAGCCTGCTCGCGGCGGGTGGTTTCCGCGACCTGACGCGCGTGGCGAGCGGCGACCCCCGCATGAGCCGCGACATGGTCGTGGAGAACAAGGGCGCCCTGCGCGAGGCGCTGGGCCGCTTCCGGCGGCAGCTGGAACGCCTGGAAGCCGACCTGGACGAACCGGAGGAACTTCTGGAGGCCGCGCGCGAGGGCAAGCGGACGCGCGACAGCCTGCCGATCGTGCGCCGGAGCCTGCTGCCGCAGCGGCATGATCTGGTCGTTGCGGTGCCGGACAGACCGAACCAGATCGGGGCGGTCACGCAGGCGCTGGGCGCGGCGGGCGTGAACATCAAGGACATTGAGGTGCTGGCGATCCGCGAGGATGGCGGCGCGATCCGCCTGGGTCTGGAAACCCCAGAGGACGTGGCGAGTGCGGCGACGATCCTCCAGGGCGAGGGCTTCGAGGTGCGTGGGCGCGGCTAA
- a CDS encoding hemolysin family protein: MNDLLGILALFFLVLMNGFFVAAEFALVSVRRTRIDQLADEGNATAKATQKALQNLDMYIAATQLGITMASLAIGFVAEPAIEHLIHPLFPEGQFTESQITAISFGVAFAISTVLHIVFGELAPKTWALQRSEQVSLLVTRPLLAFTWLFKYVIRALNALGNLVVRMFGLRGVSGHHTAYSEEEIRMIVSASSQEGVLEDDEKELVYNVFDLSDTTVREVMTPRVDMVVVDGSAPLRRLLDLKGEHGYSRVPVFQDTPDNIVGIVHTGDVLLHLDSLDHTLIADIMRPVFFVPEGMKIKDLLAKMRDKKSHLSIVVDEFGGISGLVTLEDALEEIVGEIYDETDEEEVPMIEVISEGVYLMDASLTVGEVEERLGANIEDGEGEFDTLSGFMTSHFGDIPEPGQSFTHNGWAFTVEDADQRRVTRVRVERAPDANPLEPEDTHE; the protein is encoded by the coding sequence ATGAATGACCTGCTTGGTATCCTCGCCCTGTTCTTCCTGGTGCTCATGAACGGTTTCTTCGTCGCGGCGGAATTCGCGCTGGTCAGCGTGCGCCGCACCCGCATCGACCAGCTGGCCGACGAGGGGAACGCCACCGCCAAGGCCACGCAGAAGGCGCTGCAGAACCTCGACATGTACATCGCGGCGACGCAGCTGGGCATCACCATGGCCAGTCTCGCGATCGGTTTCGTGGCCGAGCCCGCCATCGAGCACCTGATTCACCCGCTGTTCCCCGAGGGGCAGTTCACGGAATCGCAGATCACCGCGATCTCGTTCGGGGTGGCGTTCGCGATCAGTACGGTGCTGCACATCGTATTCGGGGAACTCGCGCCGAAGACGTGGGCGCTGCAACGCAGTGAGCAGGTCAGCCTGCTCGTCACGCGCCCGCTGCTGGCGTTCACGTGGCTGTTCAAGTACGTGATCCGCGCGCTGAACGCCCTGGGGAACCTCGTGGTGCGGATGTTCGGCCTGCGCGGCGTGTCCGGGCACCACACGGCGTACTCCGAGGAGGAGATCCGCATGATCGTCAGCGCGTCCAGTCAGGAGGGCGTGCTGGAAGACGACGAGAAGGAACTCGTGTACAACGTGTTCGACCTTTCCGACACGACGGTCCGCGAGGTCATGACGCCGCGCGTGGACATGGTCGTCGTGGACGGCTCGGCGCCGCTGCGCCGCCTGCTGGACCTCAAGGGTGAACACGGGTACTCGCGCGTGCCGGTCTTTCAGGACACGCCGGACAACATCGTGGGCATCGTGCACACCGGGGACGTGCTGCTGCACCTCGACAGCCTGGACCACACGCTGATCGCGGACATTATGCGCCCCGTGTTCTTCGTGCCGGAAGGCATGAAGATCAAGGACCTCCTCGCGAAGATGCGCGACAAGAAGAGCCACCTGAGCATCGTCGTGGACGAGTTCGGCGGGATCTCGGGCCTGGTCACGCTGGAGGATGCCCTGGAGGAGATCGTCGGTGAAATCTACGACGAGACCGACGAGGAGGAAGTCCCGATGATCGAGGTGATCAGCGAGGGCGTGTACCTGATGGACGCCAGCCTGACCGTCGGCGAGGTCGAGGAGCGTCTGGGCGCGAACATCGAGGACGGCGAGGGTGAATTTGATACCCTGAGCGGCTTCATGACCAGCCACTTCGGGGACATCCCGGAGCCGGGACAGAGCTTCACCCATAACGGCTGGGCGTTCACCGTGGAGGACGCCGACCAGCGCCGCGTGACCCGCGTGCGGGTGGAACGGGCGCCCGACGCGAATCCACTGGAGCCCGAGGACACCCATGAGTAA
- a CDS encoding alpha/beta hydrolase family protein, translating into MARRVRALAAALALTWSGAQAMVLVPAVTTGAAPDRAARGSVPSGVWVPVGSGEALSLLRVPRACAQACALVVVSHPRGQSAAHLRDSASASVLTSALIHAGFAVLLSGDGGPTSWGSPAGLAALGQVHARATDLFPWSGRTYALGLSMGGLMALRSALPGAPYPVEGVALIDGWVDLRVAWGSALSRREEIAAAYGMSDPPEDLNPLWLAAGWGRRPLLVFGSPDDRTVPFERNGEVLWEAVGEPGVGGLERLSGGHLGGNRFTPEVARQVAAFYRNLEVRR; encoded by the coding sequence GTGGCGCGCAGGGTGCGGGCGCTGGCGGCGGCGCTGGCCCTGACGTGGTCCGGCGCGCAGGCGATGGTGCTCGTCCCGGCCGTGACGACCGGCGCCGCGCCGGACCGGGCGGCCCGCGGTTCGGTGCCGTCCGGCGTGTGGGTGCCGGTCGGGAGTGGCGAGGCGCTGTCGCTGCTGCGCGTGCCGCGTGCCTGTGCGCAGGCGTGCGCGCTGGTGGTCGTGTCGCACCCGCGCGGGCAGTCGGCGGCGCACCTGCGTGACAGTGCCAGCGCGTCGGTGCTGACCTCGGCGCTCATTCACGCGGGCTTCGCGGTGCTGCTCTCCGGGGACGGCGGGCCGACCAGCTGGGGCAGCCCGGCGGGACTGGCGGCGCTGGGGCAGGTGCACGCGCGGGCCACCGACCTCTTCCCGTGGTCGGGGCGCACGTACGCGCTGGGCCTGAGCATGGGGGGCCTGATGGCGCTGCGCTCGGCGCTGCCCGGCGCGCCGTACCCGGTCGAGGGTGTGGCCCTGATCGACGGCTGGGTGGACCTGCGTGTCGCGTGGGGGTCGGCCCTGTCGCGCCGTGAGGAGATCGCGGCGGCGTACGGCATGAGTGACCCGCCCGAGGACCTGAACCCGCTGTGGCTGGCGGCTGGGTGGGGGCGGCGGCCGCTGCTGGTGTTCGGCAGTCCGGACGACCGGACCGTGCCGTTCGAGCGCAACGGCGAAGTGCTGTGGGAGGCCGTGGGCGAGCCGGGGGTGGGCGGACTGGAACGCCTGAGTGGCGGGCACCTGGGCGGGAACCGCTTCACGCCGGAGGTGGCGCGGCAGGTCGCGGCGTTCTACCGGAACCTGGAGGTCCGGCGGTGA
- a CDS encoding TSUP family transporter, protein MPGPEVLLYGLPLAFLAGFIDAVAGGGGTITLPTLFFMGLSPAQVVATNKLLAIFGSGSATVQYWRKGHVDRPLVLRLIPLALLGSAVGASLVHFVNPDAFRTLVGVVILGVGALVLANKSFGLEDRYPGLTARTLALTLPGTFIIGMYDGFLGPGTGTFAMFLFALAGFNLVRASGNARTLNFATNLGAFLFFLIGGQMVWWIGLPMGLANALGAALGARMAMLRGSAFVKWMYGLIVLLVSARLFLS, encoded by the coding sequence GTGCCCGGTCCCGAAGTCCTGCTGTACGGCCTCCCCCTCGCGTTCCTCGCGGGGTTCATCGATGCGGTCGCCGGGGGCGGCGGCACCATCACCCTCCCGACCCTGTTCTTCATGGGCCTGAGCCCCGCGCAGGTCGTCGCCACGAACAAACTCCTGGCGATCTTCGGGTCCGGCAGCGCCACCGTGCAGTACTGGCGCAAAGGACACGTCGACCGTCCCCTCGTCCTGCGGCTGATCCCCCTGGCCCTGCTCGGCAGCGCGGTCGGCGCCTCCCTCGTGCACTTCGTGAACCCCGACGCGTTCCGTACCCTCGTCGGCGTGGTCATCCTCGGCGTCGGTGCCCTCGTCCTGGCGAACAAATCCTTCGGGCTGGAGGACCGCTACCCCGGCCTCACCGCCCGCACGCTGGCCCTCACGCTGCCCGGCACGTTCATCATCGGGATGTACGACGGCTTCCTCGGCCCCGGCACCGGCACGTTCGCCATGTTCCTGTTCGCCCTCGCCGGATTCAACCTCGTCCGCGCCAGCGGCAACGCCCGCACGCTGAATTTCGCCACGAACCTCGGCGCGTTCCTGTTCTTCCTGATCGGCGGGCAGATGGTCTGGTGGATCGGCCTGCCCATGGGCCTCGCCAACGCCCTCGGCGCGGCGCTCGGCGCCCGCATGGCCATGTTGCGCGGCAGCGCCTTCGTGAAGTGGATGTACGGCCTGATCGTCCTGCTCGTCAGCGCCCGACTGTTCCTGAGCTGA
- a CDS encoding carboxylesterase family protein encodes MSDLLVRATESGALRGRAVRVDQHMALAWLGVPYAAEAAGTLRFAPPRPHAGWAGVRDATRFAPDVLQPLDPSVTLRPSAEGSLVLNVWAPAAPGTHPVLVWFHGGAYRAGSGRLYDGREYAARRGVVVVTVNSRLGPLGYADFAGLFGDDRFAVNAGYQDQRAALHWVRRNVAAFGGDPARITVAGESAGAVTVNLLLRDPATRDLLAGAIVQSGGVNQLSDRENSVDLAAGYARALGVTAAGRDRLWTLPASAFVRSLHTLERVRSRRLNSRPTLDGTVLPGSLPEWLARPAAPVPLLAGANRDEYALFVKLPDRVFPRTDRALLTRVLTGAAGSPRAQAILAVYPDDPDGLVALGTDLFFHAPNDALLAAHPAPAFRYRFDWGTRFFDLGAAHGLELLFLWPRPMGLSSGVLRGQGRAGRARLADAMQGSWAHFVHGGHPGPDWTPWAAHAPNLTRLHPDGLTVTSAGETTRLGRWAGLLPAMP; translated from the coding sequence GTGTCTGACCTGCTCGTGCGCGCCACCGAGTCCGGCGCGCTGCGGGGACGCGCCGTGCGGGTGGACCAGCACATGGCCCTGGCGTGGCTGGGGGTTCCCTACGCGGCTGAAGCGGCGGGCACGCTGCGGTTCGCGCCGCCCCGGCCTCACGCGGGCTGGGCTGGCGTGCGGGACGCCACGCGCTTCGCGCCGGACGTGCTGCAACCCCTGGACCCATCCGTGACGCTGCGGCCCTCCGCCGAGGGGAGCCTGGTGCTGAACGTCTGGGCACCCGCCGCACCGGGAACGCACCCGGTCCTCGTGTGGTTCCACGGGGGCGCGTACCGCGCGGGCAGCGGGCGCCTGTACGACGGGCGCGAGTACGCCGCGCGGCGCGGCGTGGTCGTCGTGACCGTGAACTCGCGCCTGGGACCGCTGGGCTACGCGGATTTCGCCGGGCTGTTCGGGGACGACCGGTTCGCCGTGAACGCCGGGTACCAGGATCAGCGCGCGGCCCTGCACTGGGTGCGCCGGAACGTGGCGGCGTTCGGGGGTGACCCGGCGCGGATCACGGTCGCGGGGGAATCGGCCGGGGCGGTCACCGTGAACCTGCTGCTGCGGGACCCCGCCACGCGCGACCTGCTGGCCGGGGCGATCGTGCAGAGCGGCGGCGTGAACCAGCTGTCGGACCGGGAGAACAGCGTGGACCTGGCCGCCGGGTACGCGCGGGCGCTGGGCGTGACGGCCGCTGGCCGCGACCGCCTGTGGACGCTGCCCGCGTCGGCGTTCGTGCGGAGCCTGCACACCCTGGAACGCGTGCGGTCCCGCCGCCTGAACTCGCGGCCCACCCTGGACGGGACTGTGCTGCCGGGCAGCCTCCCGGAGTGGCTGGCCCGGCCTGCCGCGCCGGTGCCGCTGCTGGCTGGCGCGAACCGCGACGAGTACGCGCTGTTCGTGAAACTCCCGGACCGGGTGTTTCCCCGCACCGACCGCGCGCTGCTGACCCGCGTCCTGACCGGCGCGGCGGGCAGCCCGCGCGCGCAGGCGATCCTGGCCGTCTACCCGGACGACCCGGACGGACTGGTGGCACTGGGCACGGACCTGTTCTTCCACGCACCGAACGACGCGCTGCTGGCCGCTCACCCCGCCCCCGCCTTCCGCTACCGTTTCGACTGGGGCACGCGGTTTTTCGACCTGGGCGCCGCGCACGGCCTGGAACTGCTGTTCCTGTGGCCGCGCCCGATGGGCCTGTCCAGCGGCGTACTCCGGGGCCAGGGCCGCGCGGGCCGCGCGCGACTGGCGGACGCTATGCAGGGCAGCTGGGCGCACTTCGTTCATGGCGGGCACCCCGGACCGGACTGGACGCCCTGGGCGGCCCACGCGCCGAACCTCACCCGGCTACACCCGGACGGCCTGACCGTCACGTCCGCCGGGGAAACCACGCGGCTGGGGCGCTGGGCTGGCCTGCTGCCCGCGATGCCCTGA
- a CDS encoding MDR family oxidoreductase yields MTHPDTYRALRVLKGEQGTRAELQTLPVTDLPVGDVLIRVTHSSLNYKDGLAVSGRPGVLRTHPMTPGIDLAGTVIEDASGRWQPGAHVILTGWGIGERQDGGYATLARARPEWLVAQPGGTDAHWAMSVGTAGFTAMLAVMALEDHGLTPGSGEVLVTGAAGGVGSTAVALLAQAGHTVVASTGRPQEETYLRDLGAARIIGRDELPALTRPLEKERWAGVVDTVGGATLAGAYASTRTHGSLAVCGLAGGHDLNATVFPLILRGVNLLGIDSVTCPPARREAAWTRLARDLPASRLSAVTQTHPLSDVPTLAAEILAGRIRGRTVIEID; encoded by the coding sequence ATGACCCACCCCGACACGTACCGCGCGCTGCGCGTCCTCAAAGGCGAACAGGGCACCCGCGCCGAACTCCAGACCCTGCCCGTCACGGACCTCCCCGTCGGGGACGTCCTGATCCGTGTGACGCACTCCAGCCTGAACTACAAGGACGGTCTGGCCGTCAGCGGCCGCCCCGGCGTGCTGCGCACCCACCCCATGACGCCCGGCATCGACCTCGCCGGGACGGTCATCGAGGACGCCTCGGGCCGCTGGCAGCCCGGCGCACACGTCATCCTGACCGGCTGGGGCATCGGCGAGCGGCAGGACGGCGGGTACGCCACACTCGCCCGCGCCCGCCCGGAGTGGCTGGTCGCGCAGCCCGGCGGGACGGACGCCCACTGGGCCATGAGCGTCGGCACCGCCGGATTCACCGCCATGCTGGCCGTCATGGCGCTGGAGGACCACGGCCTGACCCCCGGCAGCGGCGAGGTGCTGGTCACCGGCGCGGCGGGCGGCGTGGGCAGCACCGCCGTTGCCCTCCTCGCCCAGGCGGGCCACACGGTCGTCGCCAGCACCGGACGCCCCCAGGAGGAAACGTACCTGCGCGACCTGGGCGCCGCGCGGATCATCGGCCGCGACGAACTGCCCGCCCTGACCCGCCCGCTGGAGAAGGAACGCTGGGCAGGTGTCGTGGACACCGTCGGCGGCGCCACCCTGGCCGGCGCGTACGCCTCGACCCGCACGCACGGCAGCCTCGCCGTGTGCGGCCTCGCCGGGGGGCACGACCTGAACGCCACCGTGTTCCCGCTGATCCTGCGCGGCGTGAACCTCCTGGGCATCGACTCCGTCACCTGCCCCCCGGCCCGCCGCGAGGCCGCCTGGACCCGCCTCGCCCGCGACCTGCCCGCCAGCCGCCTCAGCGCCGTCACGCAGACCCACCCGCTGAGCGATGTCCCCACCCTGGCCGCCGAGATCCTCGCCGGACGCATCCGCGGCCGCACCGTCATCGAAATCGACTGA